TGTTGAAACAGATGAGATGTTGCAGGGGAAATTGTTACAGATACATGACCAAGATGACACTGCTGGTCTATGGAAAACTAATAATAGATGTGAGCATTCATAAGGCAAGTGGACAATGCATTTCACAAAATCACTGTGTCAGAAGCTCACCAGAAGTGTAACACGTAAGACTATACAATAGCAGATTTAGAAAGGAAGCATGCAAACCAACCCTGAAGAAATGATGATGTCGTCATCTCTTCCAATAAACCAAAAATATCCATCTTCATCCATAGTCCCTCTGTCCCCTGTGACGTAAAAATCCCCACGCTCGCTTTCAGCAGTTTTCTTAGGATTATCCTTGAATTGGTTTACAAAGTCATTTAAATTTTTAGCATGTATCAGCTATGCATTATGCTATAACACATAAAATGCTAAATTAATTGGAACATAATTTTTTCAGTCAAGGCTCTTGAAGAATTTTACTGACATTGctacaaaatacaataaaacaggtttaaaaaaaaccaaactgactcttgaaaaaaaattaactcaatctcaaataaattattctctttgcttttctaacATCCACCAATCCAAATAAGTGAATTACTCGGTTTTGCTCTAGATTTCTTGATCTTTTGGTCAATCCTTACCATAAATATTTATCTAGCTTTTCAGATAGTGTACAGTGAACATATGGTACTCCTCAGTGAGATCATGGTAAGTGGGGAGGATGTTAGGGAAATGATTTAGGCTGGGTTTTCAAATCTGGGTTTTAAAGTTCTGGACCCAAAATCTGAATCAAAGAATAGGATGAAATGAAGTCTGgatcacattttttcccctctgttctcAACAGCATCTTCTCAGATTCTCTCTACTAAACCAGATTGCTTCTACAGGTCAGGACTGAAAGATGGGTCAGCAAACCTGAAAACTGGTGAAAAATATCGGGCCTTTATAATCCCTAAGGAACTGGAGATATTTTGGGGAAGActgctgttttggaaaataCTTACTATATATTCAGAGAACAAACCAAGTGGCCTTATAGGTTTGCTTCTGACAGCAATTTCCCCCTGTTGTCCTGGAGGCAGAATATTAGCATTTTTGTCTACAACCtagaatgaaaaacaacatgTACTTgagccaaaaaaataaacaaccccccaaactgatgaaaaaaatctaaagagtACCCAACAAACCTGAACATCAAAAAGGGGAGCCGCCTTTCCCATTGATCCAGGTTTAATCTTCATCCCcttaaaaacagagcagattattccctgaaaaataaaaagcaaaataaagatttgTCACAGAAAACTGCTACATTCACATTCAATTCATTAAGTGTATTTTCCAGAATAATCTCAAATTAAGGAATTAAGATTCATAGGATCCTGTATATTAGTGCTGTATGGTAGAAACAAGTAAGATCAAGAAACAAAGAATCCTGTTCCACTAATTGCAAATCAGTGCCTCTACTAGCCAATCTTCTTCCTTACCTTCAAACTCTGCCCTTTTTGCTGTCACTGTCAATTAGAATTTGCTTAATGACATTTAAGGAAATATTAGAGCTCATCCCCTCCCAACTATCCATGTTTCTGGGTGATTCTGTGAGGACAACCGTGAAAATGCGTTCTGTCAGAGATTATCAGTAGAGGTGGTTACTGAAACaatcacagaaacatgaaaGAATCAACAGTGTTCTTGAAACCAAAAGCATCATAAAGCAAAAAGGAATTACAAATATTTAGCAGAATATTGACACTATAGATGTACCGTTTCAGTCTGGCCATACACTTCATGGATGTCCAGCCCTGTCtggcttttccatttttccataaCTTCTGGGTTTAGTGGCTCTCCTCCACTCATGCAGTGCTTCAGGTTCATGAATTTGTAACTTCACATGGAgttaaaagaacaaagagaaacacTTACATCTACCAGGTCaaagaaggagcagaaaaataGCATGCAAGTGTAAGCAAATAACTCTGGAGTGCTGCTTATTGGGAGAGTTATTCCCATGAAATAGGGAAATCAAAGGACTCCTGATCCTTTGGCTCCCAATAAAGCAAGGATATCAGTCTTTACTCAACATTATAAAAAAGTAGTAGCACAGGTCGacacacatggaaaacaaagaaattttttttttctgaagtcagtTGGAATTTAAGCATAAGCCTGTAACTAACCCCAGATCAATTTGCTGAGCCAGGGGCCTGATTGCTGACCCTCAGCGAAAGTCCAAGTGAGAAAGTgcaagagagaagaaacaaatggTGCCAGTTCATTTGTCAGTGAAACTGGAACAGAAGATGATGTACAACTGCTGCACCAAGTCAGTCCCCAGCAGTTATGTTAATGCTGACTTTCTAGGATAACAGCCCTTCCCAAAGCACGGACAATTAATGTGGTAATGAAAACTAGGACAGAATTTTACAGGCGCTCAGTTTCATACCCTCTGGGATTTGCTTACAAGTTCAGTAATGAAAAGTCTCAAGTTTCTCATGGAAAACATCAAGTTTCTCTATGTTTGATCATAAAGCTCAGCAAAACTCACAAATCTTGTATGACTGTCTTTTCATAAAGgatattttaaactgaattacTACTAGTTAAAAAGCCAGATCTGGGAGATCACTAAAGGGTAGTTAGGGTAGATAATCTCTTAACCTACCTGGAGAGATCATTTTGCACCAGCATGCGATACAATGTTGGAACACCAACCAGAGTGTCAATAGGGAATCTGCAGAGAGTCTAGTGAGTTAAACAAGATGACATATGAAGctcagaccaaaaaaaatctgctttgtgtAAGTACAGTACACAGGTGATGTACAGTAGGGGACAAACGTAGCTCTCCCTTCCATGCAAGAGCACCAGATACTCTCTGTTGGGTAAGAAACTCTCCTACACTTGGCATAACAGGCTGAGAATCACAGTATGTTTGACTGGACAAAATCCCATGCTCACATCCCTACATAGCACCCAGACTGCACAGCTGGAAGCATGGGCAGAATAAGCCTGTCTACATTACTGGGATGTTTTCACTTTCATCTTGGCCAGTACAGAGAATCACTTCAGATTCAGTTTGCATTAATGCCAGGCAACATTACCTCCACAGTGACTGGAAATATATGTAAGCAATTAGTACTGCTTTTGGGATGATTTTCACTCGTGCTCACCAGCTATGAGCAAAACATATGAGGGAATCTCAGGATTGGCCCCTTCTGTgtatattaaaaacatgaataGGGCTTTATGGAAAGGATACAGCATCTTGAATGCAACAGTGGACATAACCCTCAATAAATCTTTGTATGCagttaagaattattttttgctcCCTTTCTGCAGATTAACACATATgcataatttcttccttacatttAGGATGGTTGCTGATTCAATCTGTGGGAGCTGATGCACAAAGATGCATGATCCAAAAACCCAGGGATCAAAAACAGATGTCAGTGAAGTTAATATCCAGCCTGTGTCTGCTGTGCTCCATATTACATCTGATGGAGTCAAATCCAACCAGTACCTAacacaggagggaaaaaaaaagaataaaaaggtaatggtaactttttttttttaatgaaagaaaactaaaaaaaagagccatgtccctcctccccaccccttacacacacacaccctccaaaaaaaaaccaccttctAATGAGCTACATGGGCACTGGCCACTCTCAGTAAGTTCATCTTATGAGCTAGCTCTGGGATAAAAGGGCACCTAAGGTTTAAGTACATGTTTGTACAaagaaatatatacacataaatgtATCATACAGATATGATGTCAGTCATAACATAGGATAGAGTAAGGGAAAGAACTCCAATAAAGTGAATTTACACTAGGGAGGAAGATAGAGCTGAAGCAGAAGCATGCATGGACGCTGTGTTACACACCAGATATTTCAGTTCTAAGTCTGCTGAGGGACCAGGATGATCCGTGTAACCAACATAAACTCTGACTCTCTTCATCCACACACATAACGAAACTTTTTATAGCCCAAACAGCATGATATCTTTCGGTACTGCACGCTAGAATATTCCCAGCTGATGGCTGTCCTTTGAACCACTCTAAAGAAAGGCTAGGAGATATTCATTGGAACATGGAAACACTGGGGCTGATCCTATCGCCTGGAAATCTGTCAGCATTTCAAACCCAATTGCAGAGGAAGAAGGACTGTGGCCATACAATTGAGTATTTCTTACTCAGTAACTTCTCATCAGTTCTACTACATGCAGCTCCAATTACCTCACATTCAACCAGGCTCAAACCTTTCATACCTTTCACTTAACAGGGGTCTGAAACCAAGACTACCATGGGAATGTTCAGTCATCTTTGGAGAACCTGTGGTTCCACTGGTGAAGAAGATATTCACTGAATCTTCAATCCTTGTTTTGACACAGGAATGGTCAGCAGATTGgtttctttaaaacacagaatgCAATTGTGACTTCAATGGTTACTTTACACAGGTTCCAGAATCTAATGATGGGTTACGCATTGCAACTTCTATTTCAAATAATCTTCACAGAAGCTTTTAACCAAACTAGATTAAATAATGTCAAGTTATGCTTTCCTCAGTGATAGACTTTCCCTTAGAAAGAAGAGGATAGAAACTTCCTGGAATAAGACTGCTGTTAGTAAACAACTGCTGTTAGCAAACAATTCTGATATGAAAACAACAATCAGGCAGTCATGCCTACTAAGCCACTAAGGCTTAATGTTATTGGATAAGTATTTTCAGTTGATGAATACTTCTAAATGAGCACTTGTGGAGAACATGTCTACTTTCTGCATCATGACTGCAATGTCACTAATGCATACTCACTTGTACAGTTCACTGAAGTTTAGCCATCCCTCCCTACTGCCTTTGGACACGATCAGCTTGGTTTTCAGAAACTGGCACTCAGAAGCCACTGAGTCTACTGCGGGAGCCACTGTATCATCAGTAATGATGCACATGGCCTTTGAAGCCTGGAGTCGATATAATATGTCTTTGGCTGATAATTGGGACGTTCCTGGAATTAAGACAATTCCTGGAAGAGCAATAAAGTTAGTTTGGGATAACGTTTTTTACATCTGATCCTTTTCTAAGAATCTAAACTACTAACTATTCCCAAACCAACCTCTAAGATGAATTTGCCCTGACATTCCCAAGTCAGTTAACAGTGGAGTaatgcagctgctgtgctctccTGTAAGAAATGAATTGTGGACCTGTCTGCTGACCTCCATAACTCCCCATCTTCTGCCACCTCCATGATTCCAGGTCACCCATCCTATGGCACCTAGTGCAAATCCTTCAGGACTGCCTGAATAATTGGTAGCTATGACACTTGCTAgattattaatttatattactTCTCCTTTATAAACAATTCTTGATCCTCTCAGATGATTTAGTTTATTAACCAGTTTTACCACTCTCAGATATGCTCACTGACCTGCTCGCATACAAGCCACATTCACCAGCCACCATTCTGGGATTCGTGGCAGGACCACAATAATCCTGTCGCCCTTTTGCAGTCCACATACTTTAGTCAACACATTAGCCACTTTCCGTGACAGGAAGCCCAGCTCCTCAAAGCTCCACTTcacttcttctccttttccactTATCCACCAAAAAGCAGAGTTTGATGGTCTTTTTCCAGCCTGCAAAACATAGggattcaaaacaaaaacagtttcttcCAAAAGGTCATGGAATTCTAAAGCACAAATATCTGCAAATTATGGAGCATTCAAGTGTTTCACAACTTGCACATGAGCtattatttcccttttcccttttttaatggGTGCAAGACTTGTTATTGATCATGCTCAGATATTCCCAATAAACTGCCCTTTTCTGAATCTGAAATGTTTACCAGCCTGAGTGTCTCCAGACTCAAGTCCTAGTCTGAATCCTATTTCAGTTTAAGCTTCATGCTGAGCATTAATGCTCCAAAGAAGGTAACACTTAACATGCAACACTTGACCTCATATCCATGATATTCTGGATGGAGTTGTGGAATACTAATACACAGAAACTGCACAAACAgaggacaaaataaaacaggacaATGCAGTATAACAGGACTAGCATGAAAACTCAGAGAGGAGTTAACCAGCTACAGGGCAGAATCTACCTTGGAACAAGGCAATTACATATTTGTGGGAGAAATTTCCCTGGTATGCACTATTATTGTTAAGCTACCCTTATTTTTATGATGCGAACATCTAATATTATGGCATGTGGAAAGAATAAGCGCAGCCATTCCAAGGTTAAATCAAAGTCATAAAGGTCTTACTAATGCTTCTTCTACCTACACAGAGAGCACCAAGGGtcagagacatttttaaaaaataaagcaagcagtGAGACTCTGTATCATTACCTAATGCAAATTAGTTTTagcaacttattttttttttttaaataaaagcaaaacatatttatttcaaatgaattaaaGGATCCTATCTGCACAACAAAAGATCATCTACCTTTTCAATTTCAGACCATTTGTCCAGTACATCACTTGCAAAGTTAAAGTACTTTGGTATTTCTTGTTCGCCCCGCCTGACAGCCTGATACTGTGAATACACATCAGAGGCAAGCAGCTTGGGGTGTCCATGGAAAGTCCTATACAGAGGTTTCTGAGTCCACAAGGATTTTAGAATTGGTAATTTGAATATCTTCATGGCAGAAGAAGATGGATGTAGATGCTGTAGACTACACAAGAAAGGTAATGGAATTGTTGCTATGAATCCTGcaacaaaaatgatgaaaaagacAAGTATCACCTCGAAATTATCCAAAGAAAGATGATTCAGTTATGAACAGATTAATTATTAATGGAAGTCACTTAGGCGATTCGCAGCAAAACTGATGCTTCTAATAATTTCATTAAATGCAAAGTTCCCCAGCCTGCTTTCTTATATTTTGTATGAACAGCTTTTTAAGGACTTAATATACCGTCCTCATCTGGTATCTTTTCTGTAGCTTGGCTGAACCTTATAGATTCCCAATGTGCTCTTTAGGGCTGCTAATGGCCCACAACTCTCTTTAGTCAAACACAACATCAGCTTGTTATTGTCTACATTATAAGaaggttatttgtttttacaccACTGCACTCAGTAGCTGATTCTCTGAGACTCCTTTTCCTTCACAAGAAACTAAAGGATATTTCCAGTTTCTTCACTGTAAATGCCCTCCCTTTTCCACCTGTACTCACCATAATAATCCTAAATGCTCTCAAGTCCAGtgactttcttcctttccttgactttcttcctctccattgctattttttcttttttttttctatttttttcccatctttattgttattttcagcAGTCCAGAAGATTGCTTCAGAACCTTGCCAAACTGTCATTTTAATGCTATTTAGAAGCTTCTGTTAAACATACACGAACATTTTGAAGCATGGAGCAAAACCTGGTTTGTGTCTGGAAGAGCCTGCAGTCAGAGCAGGAGACAGTGGGGTCCTGGAAGGCTACAATGATTCTAAAATTGGGGCCCATCTATCGATTTTCCATTTTCAACTGCTACATGCAAATTACTAGGCTCATTACAAGCTACGGTGAATGACTGCTGATATACAGgttattttcttccctgttcttACAAGGATGAACCCATCTATCAGCtaggaaaaaattataaataagcTCTTGATTGAATTCTTTTACATGTTAAATGTCTGTGGCCTGAGCAAAGCTGCAAAGACAGTGAGCTTTGCCCTTTGTCCCACATTTTTAAGTTAGTTTTGTATTCAGCACTCTAGTTACCTCGTCCCATATCCTCAACCATAACCACTTACCTCTGATGCACTGATCATGGTTTTTATAAAAAACTTTATTCCCCATGACAAAACAACTAATTTAACAGTggaattatttcaatttttcttcgCAGAAGCTCTTACAATAATAGTTAATCTTCCTATGAGGAGAATGAACCGAGATACCTGTGACTTTCACAACTTAATCTTTTCAATGATGTTTGACAGCATAAAAAATTGTGTGGACCAGATGCAGAATGTTTCATCATCTTGTTACACTTTGTGATCTTtgatgaagaaagaaatctcaTGAAGATATTAGAATCCTTCCAGATATGCACAAATGAGTTACTGGATATAGGCCGTACAGGAACTGTCGTGTACTTACACAAAACCTGCTGGAGTGTAATGCATGATCATTTCtgccatgaaaaaaaacattcagtgaCTGGTAATATCATTCTGGTAAAAACACTGCTGGGAAATAGCAATACCAGAGATCCTCAAAACAGTTACTGATTCTTCACTTCTAATTTGCTGAGCGAAGGCgaatttcacaaaaatatttaacccAGTACATTTAACTCATTGCCTTTAACACAGTAGAATAAGCAAAGAGGCAAGGCGGAGCTCAGTGCCTGGAAGTCAGCACAGTCAAAGAGAAACATGCTCTTGGCTCAGCGGCTGACAGGAAGGGCTGAGATGGCGTTGCAAGAATTCCCCTGGGAGGTCTATGTTTGCTTACCCCCAGCAGGTCTGCCCGGCTCCAGTAATATCGGTTCATGATTATCAGCAGGGTTCCAGTATGAACAGAGTTACCTGCACCTCCAGAACCATCAACAATGTGGAGAACCAGACTggataaaaacagaacaacttGAATCACACTAAACATTTCGGTGACCAAAAAGAAAGTGCTTTGCTTAGATTTACAAAGCTCTCtcaaataaaatttgaataCATTTGAAAGACTGTTTTAAGAGAATATATAGTAGTagcttaaaaatgtaatttttctggAACGTTGGGtctcccatccccaccccaaacaGATAATTTGGTAAAACCAACAGTAATTCATGGTGTACTCAAGGCTACACTGAGACTGTGGTAGAGAAATCCTGACCAGTTTTAAATAATCCTGTAAGGTATCATTTgctccagaggaaaaaacacttgATTTTATATTCACCTCACATGATTCTACATCCTTAAGTGGCATCTTTTTCAGTAACAGTAGGTAAAACAGTGCTCAACTCAACAAATAAATCCATTAAAATCAAAAGAACTAGGTTCACAGCAGTAAGGGGAATTTTTCCCTTGACAGTGAGAATCAGGTTCCCAAGGGGGTGTTTAATATACCGAATGGAAAGCAAAACGGATTGAAATCCAGCACATGCATTCAGATAACTACAGTATGTACCCCAGAGGGATTGTGACAAGCAACAGGAGAGCCATGTCATCTACTTCAGAATCAGGATTATTGAGCAGAAATTTAGAATTTAAGTGATATctacattttaaatcaaaacccTATTAAAAAGAACTGGTGGAAAAACTTCATGTAAGAAAAggttttactttactttaccAGTGTTTTACTGGTAAAATATGGacttttaaatatcaaaaatgGATATtggaataatatattttttaaaatacatttttaattatttttcttaagaaaacatCCTTCAGTAAAATTACCAAGCTTTTTGTTAAATATAACCTTTCCTTGAGGTTGTGACCGCTACTGTTAATAATGATAAACAACTGATCTACTTTAATTCCTGTAACAGAAAGGcctaattattttgattattatttttaataacatagTAAGCCATTTTTCATTGCTCATTCTGCTTTAATTCTATGATTTAGTTAAAGCCTATAGATCTAAGAGCATTGTAAAGACAAAATATACACCACAACTGGtaaagaggagactgaggacaTTTAGGAACAATGTTCAAGACAGGAAAGGGTATTCAAAgctaacaaaatgaaaaagattttaaattcagGGTTCCCTAGTGGTCTGCCAAAATTTATGTGAAGTTTTACTGAGAAAAAGCCTTCAACAGTTCTTAACACTTTTacctgcaaaattaaaaatgaaaatgaaacaagaaaattgaGAAAAGGGCCCAGTAATGACAAAGTCCTCTGAATAGCTGCTAgaatcagaaattatttttcctgatttagTACCAACTGCTTCTTCTCAGTGATTAGCACCACTGAAAATTCAGACAAACATGATTTACTGACCTGTTTGCTGTGGACACTACTGAGGATCTACTCCAGGCAGCTCAATCTTCAGTGGTTCATTCAGCTTTCAGGACATGTTTCCCAAAGAAGCACTGGGAAGATTGGAGATGCGAAGCCTGGACACACTAATCAAGAAGTACTTGGAGTGAAGCCCTTTCTACTTTATCATTTGCTTCTTTTGAAATAATGAGAACAGAACATAGTACAAAACTGACCAGGCAGTACAATTCTTTTCCATGAAGTAACCTTTTTCTTGTAATCATTTACACTGTTGTAAATTGTGTATAATTTGCACCTTAACCTGAAGCACTTTGTATattctcttctcctcttttaACCATTTATGTAGATCACAAATTCATCAAGACAAGAAGTAGTTGAAGTTGTCTTTCTCCTTCCATCCAGAAAGAATTTGGGAATATTATAGTGACAGTTTTTAAAGAGGGAATATCACTTCATCATTGCATATACTCATTACaggtaaagattttttttattaacttatCATTTATTTGTAATAGTAAAAATtgttgtaacttttttttttaataaagctgcTGTTTATATTAATTCcagtaaaaaattaaacttttgtaCACTCTTCAGTCTCtgccttctctctttcattcttCATTCATAATTACTTGCATCTTCTTCCTTCTGAAAATTTGTAGGTCAATGGTAAAAGTGGTTCTAATATCACATGTCCTCAAGTCACGTGAATGTtacctcctttttctccccccataGCTTGTTCTTCCATACATTCTCTTAGTGCTCTGGGTCATGATAACATGCCAAGTCCAAACACTGCTATGGCTGGTATGGATGATGgaaattttctcttctcctccatTTCCGTTAATCTTACGCTTTTCCCCACTCTTTGTTCCTTAGAACCTTTCTCTGGATTTTCCCAGTAGCTGTCTTTGGCAGAGCCTGAACAAATTCCACCTGAATGACAAAAATGCATGCTCACTTTCAGCCAAGCAAATTCTGATTAATCTTTGAGATGCAAGGAAAGACATACCAATATTATAGACAGAGTAAAAAGCTGGGAAGCTGCACAGCTTGGGGGTGGGATGGTGAAATTCCTTACTACACATCTTAGCTGGGCTGCACAGGCAGTAATTGCAGGGGCAAGAACCACAGTCCTGAAGGTGTGTGTGCTTCAGCTATTACGAAAGCaaattattgttgtttttcaacTCCTTTGATGCCAGCAGGAATTTCTACTTTGCTTTGGCTCAGAGTCTAAACAGAGCTCAAGGAAGGAATTGGTAAGAACGAATGCCTTGTCCATCAGAATCACTGTGAAAATCTTGTAATTCATGAAAGTAAGATTAGTCCCTGATAAAGATAAAGAACCACTTCCTCCTTTTGGGTTCTTTCTAGTGAAAACAGCAAACCCAGGGCTACAGCTGActctctaatttatttttattttatctaacTATGTTTAAAGTGTAAGTCAGCAGTTGAAAAGGAACTGAGGCAGGACAAAAACAGTTCAGTTCCTGACACAATTAGAAGACCTTTTTGTAGTGTACTTACCTTTCTTGGATACTTGTAAGGAGCAGTCACCTTTTTGACATGTTGCTGAAGATCTTGAGTTAGTTTTTCTGGATCATGTGATACAAAAGCAGGAGCCAAAACAATGAAGGCTTTGACTACCTGTACCACAAAAGTTAAAGGACTCCATTAACTTCCAGATGTAGGAATAAAGGGATACTTTTGTTGCTAAAACTGAATACCAAAATATaagaaagcttttcttaatCTCTTATGTCCTGGGCTATTGCTGTTTATTATGGAACGAGTTGTAATAAAGGACACATACTGAAGTACAGGgctatttgtttctttgtttttttctccacttttttcttcttcttaattTTATACACTACTAAACTTTCTAAATGttttagaacagaaaagaaaacagctgaaagttTCACCTCAATAAAAACATGTTGCAATgttgaaacaacaacaacaaaaagctctCTGCTACCATGTGCTTagtgaaaaaacagaaggagTAAAATCCCTAATACTATTTCTTAGACAAAAAGATGACacaatagattattttttccacctCGGACTTATTGAGAGGAAAACGCTGAAATTCTGAGATGTGTCAAggaatgtttaatttttttttaactcattttaatttcaaatttgcaACTTTTTCATTCCAAGGAAGCCTGGTATATATAGAGAACTTGATGCTtagaataaaatacatttctttccacatctttttttttcttttcctttttacctcCCCTCGAATGGGATCAGGACTGCTGACAACAGCTGACTCCATGACTGCAGGGTGCTGTATTAAGGCACTTTCAACTTCAAAGGGACCAATACGATACCTAGGAGAAAACATAAATATGACAGCCATAGCAAGTTAGTCATTCAGCTGGTCTTTTGATATTGAATTTCGTgctaaaaaacagaacattctTACCGGGCAAACAATCAAATCTAA
This is a stretch of genomic DNA from Anser cygnoides isolate HZ-2024a breed goose chromosome 15, Taihu_goose_T2T_genome, whole genome shotgun sequence. It encodes these proteins:
- the LOC106033478 gene encoding acyl-coenzyme A synthetase ACSM4, mitochondrial-like, whose amino-acid sequence is MKIFKLPILKSLWTQKPLYRTFHGHPKLLASDVYSQYQAVRRGEQEIPKYFNFASDVLDKWSEIEKAGKRPSNSAFWWISGKGEEVKWSFEELGFLSRKVANVLTKVCGLQKGDRIIVVLPRIPEWWLVNVACMRAGIVLIPGTSQLSAKDILYRLQASKAMCIITDDTVAPAVDSVASECQFLKTKLIVSKGSREGWLNFSELYKNQSADHSCVKTRIEDSVNIFFTSGTTGSPKMTEHSHGSLGFRPLLSERYWLDLTPSDVIWSTADTGWILTSLTSVFDPWVFGSCIFVHQLPQIESATILNTLCRFPIDTLVGVPTLYRMLVQNDLSSYKFMNLKHCMSGGEPLNPEVMEKWKSQTGLDIHEVYGQTETGIICSVFKGMKIKPGSMGKAAPLFDVQVVDKNANILPPGQQGEIAVRSKPIRPLGLFSEYIDNPKKTAESERGDFYVTGDRGTMDEDGYFWFIGRDDDIIISSGYRIGPFEVESALMEHPAVAEAAVVSSPDPLRGEIVKAFVVLSATFSSSDREHLACELQEHVKKTTAPYKYPRKVEFVQQMPKTITGKIKRHELRNKEWGRM